A single Symbiobacterium thermophilum IAM 14863 DNA region contains:
- a CDS encoding aldehyde ferredoxin oxidoreductase N-terminal domain-containing protein translates to MTTWAYAEQILYVDLGRRTARVEPTPTALKRGYIGGVGFVASLLAEAPSARIVLATGPLSDAMAGRLAMGAVVDGRMVFSSMGGRMAAALKGAGYDAVVIDGRLEHPGVLVLEPEGVRILDGGHLWGLEVPDVARQLYLETGPYWATMVLGPAADHHVPFATMVHEGHFAGGSGVAAALGRTRIKAVMVRDTLLIPSRCTGCDLACPAKLSPNAGRAGDLGLDAPTAERLAALADALIQAGMLPEPIELLTEIAYRRGVGALFSDGEEAALRRLGPEAARFLPLLPPRKRRGGIGIADLLGTCQRVWRERPGEILRSALAATKGLLADAS, encoded by the coding sequence GTGACGACGTGGGCCTATGCCGAGCAGATCCTTTACGTGGACCTCGGGCGCCGCACCGCGCGCGTCGAGCCGACGCCGACGGCCCTGAAGCGGGGCTACATCGGCGGCGTCGGGTTCGTGGCGAGCCTGCTGGCAGAGGCCCCGTCGGCGCGGATTGTCCTGGCCACCGGCCCCCTCTCGGACGCGATGGCCGGCCGCCTGGCCATGGGCGCCGTGGTGGACGGACGGATGGTCTTCTCCTCCATGGGCGGCCGCATGGCCGCGGCGCTGAAGGGGGCGGGGTATGACGCCGTCGTGATCGACGGCCGGCTGGAACACCCCGGCGTGCTGGTTCTGGAGCCGGAAGGGGTCCGCATCCTGGACGGCGGCCACCTCTGGGGGCTGGAGGTGCCCGACGTGGCCCGGCAGCTCTACCTGGAGACGGGCCCCTACTGGGCGACCATGGTGCTGGGCCCCGCGGCGGACCACCACGTGCCCTTCGCGACGATGGTGCACGAGGGCCACTTCGCGGGCGGCAGCGGCGTCGCAGCCGCACTGGGGCGCACGCGGATCAAGGCGGTCATGGTGCGGGACACCCTGCTCATCCCCTCCCGCTGCACCGGCTGCGACCTGGCCTGCCCGGCGAAGCTCTCCCCCAACGCCGGCCGGGCGGGCGACCTGGGGCTGGACGCCCCCACCGCCGAGCGGCTGGCGGCCCTGGCCGACGCGCTGATCCAGGCAGGGATGCTGCCCGAGCCCATCGAACTCCTCACGGAGATCGCGTACCGCCGCGGCGTGGGCGCGCTGTTCTCGGACGGCGAGGAGGCCGCGCTCCGCAGGCTGGGGCCCGAGGCGGCCCGGTTTCTCCCGCTCCTGCCGCCGCGCAAGCGTCGGGGCGGCATCGGGATCGCCGACCTTCTGGGCACCTGCCAGCGGGTCTGGCGCGAGCGCCCGGGTGAGATCCTGCGTTCGGCGCTGGCGGCCACCAAGGGGCTGCTGGCGGACGCGAGCTGA
- a CDS encoding N-acetylmuramoyl-L-alanine amidase, with protein sequence MIPIIPDMLPEDHPLERLPMTPRYITIHDTGNPAPGANAAMHGRYIRSQAAIEREVMWHFTVDDREIRQHLPLDRNGWHAGDGWYGTGNRQSIAIEICENADGNRAAAEANAAALVAYLIQTVPTLLPFPECVVQHNRWSGKDCPRVLRGRPGGWEAFLSSVAANLNDGRRPIPVRDPAGRLLLTGWLEDGTTVVPLRALAEALGLVVEWDAAAAEARLRWPGGA encoded by the coding sequence GTGATCCCCATCATCCCCGACATGCTGCCGGAGGACCACCCGCTGGAGCGGCTTCCCATGACCCCGCGCTATATCACCATCCACGACACCGGCAACCCGGCGCCCGGCGCCAACGCCGCGATGCACGGCCGCTATATCCGCAGCCAGGCGGCCATCGAGCGCGAGGTGATGTGGCACTTCACCGTCGACGACCGGGAGATCCGGCAGCACCTGCCGCTGGACCGCAACGGCTGGCACGCCGGCGACGGCTGGTACGGCACCGGCAACCGGCAGTCCATTGCCATTGAGATCTGCGAGAACGCCGACGGCAACCGGGCCGCCGCCGAGGCCAACGCCGCCGCCCTGGTGGCCTACCTCATTCAGACCGTGCCCACGCTCCTGCCCTTCCCCGAATGCGTGGTGCAGCACAACCGCTGGTCCGGAAAAGACTGCCCCCGGGTCCTTCGAGGCAGACCCGGGGGATGGGAGGCGTTTCTGAGCAGCGTGGCAGCGAACTTGAACGACGGACGGAGGCCGATCCCGGTGCGTGACCCGGCGGGGCGGCTGCTTCTCACCGGCTGGCTGGAGGACGGCACCACCGTCGTGCCCCTCAGGGCGCTGGCAGAGGCCCTGGGGCTGGTGGTGGAGTGGGACGCCGCAGCCGCCGAGGCCCGGCTGCGCTGGCCGGGGGGCGCGTAG
- a CDS encoding DUF881 domain-containing protein: MNKTYWGLAVVMLFLGLLLTTQFRITSEQHIDPTRLRMDELVVALTDRETELAAAEGRIRELEREVSELRRSLNSPSQEAELERLRLLAGTTAVTGPGVVVTLSETPEAVTAKNRVADEDIWRVVNELYTAGAEAIAVGGVRLTSVSGIRNVGERILVGETMIASPVEIHAIGDPAVLDASLKLRGGVIDLLARWGIKVTVVKSDSLTLPPLKTQPAFRYAKPAESAGS, translated from the coding sequence GTGAACAAGACCTACTGGGGACTGGCCGTGGTGATGCTCTTCCTCGGGCTCCTACTGACGACGCAGTTCCGCATCACCAGCGAGCAGCATATCGATCCCACCCGACTCCGCATGGACGAGCTGGTCGTCGCCCTCACCGACCGGGAGACGGAGCTGGCGGCCGCGGAGGGGCGCATCAGGGAGCTGGAGCGGGAGGTCTCCGAGCTGCGCCGCTCGCTCAACTCGCCCTCCCAGGAGGCCGAGCTGGAGCGGCTCCGGCTGCTGGCCGGGACCACGGCGGTGACGGGGCCCGGCGTCGTGGTCACCCTGAGCGAGACCCCCGAGGCCGTCACCGCCAAGAACCGTGTGGCGGACGAGGACATCTGGCGGGTGGTCAACGAGCTGTACACCGCCGGCGCGGAGGCCATCGCGGTGGGCGGCGTGCGGCTCACCTCGGTGAGCGGCATCCGCAACGTCGGCGAGCGCATCCTGGTGGGCGAGACGATGATCGCCTCCCCCGTGGAGATCCACGCGATCGGCGACCCCGCCGTGCTGGACGCCTCGCTCAAGCTGCGGGGCGGCGTCATCGACCTGCTCGCCCGGTGGGGCATCAAGGTCACGGTCGTGAAAAGCGACAGCCTGACGCTGCCGCCGCTGAAGACACAGCCCGCCTTCAGGTACGCCAAGCCCGCGGAATCCGCGGGGTCATGA
- a CDS encoding DNA helicase-like protein, whose protein sequence is MSSLRPPRPSTPFWTALVKYYRSCLDREVELGIQVPADPNARVILQGLQEHLITHKATTTIISDPAHTQPILAYLNRRGRGIGGTFFYGYPLARDGDRLVPVCCTEVTLEPGTAPQTVVLTRGVSELLFNRRFLRQAAGLTDAEIAELTRLWLSSRGPEPAELLGQYLAGVDLQYDAVLFGSEGLGSARGPARELQLMEQLRKDRLPDTIRIFTGEQGLPVARESDDYLSILPADADQVRVLRRWRAPFLTVAGPAGSGKSATAANLIACAAAAGQRVLFVTPDGRLPDEFLEAFPGVLYIGSQEAWLGSLRRALEVLQSLKAEGEAAPPEASALAAESRALAEELDRLHAEHARAVALAELGEAMEPVSALVEASLNDHPRRAWMEQLAGRITAANAGQFRPEQLVALRQLHMRALAWEEEGGLAGRLSQMRRISQIKSALRQAGIPEFCHPEGDLKEQVEGLGLLAQAYPLLLSRARRILGAGGAADHRQETAALAAATARKKAEVDRRRLRAAWLRKAAEIRPNLDKIIASVTGEIESQEKGGPRLSILTRQRFADLLAAFPVVVSPTLAVAGTVPNEPEMFDLFVLDDAERVPIPPFLPVLYRAKRAVLLGDEDGVMPPSSLGPDEDSRLLGQVEEHNLAAFAYTEVSPLHRGLAVAGPQAQRLRGSYYAPEDVQFINVDDGQTLFPAPAAVSQAQSPLEARAALLQVTRLLSAGLQDVALCSPFSGQVHLLRQLLSRLADAEQDPDRSGALRRIPVYAADEPLGRHQAVVVSLVLGAGATPESLRWLGDRSRAVLRALACASQRAVLVGRRETLAQIPALAGLVNGERTEEDVQAAGLQPGALGLLPSERPQHEACLTAPEAVAEALQGDERELYNRLAALARQRQALLAPRLPLTWTLGPERLAALPAHLREQAVSAYPLITVLDVSSFRPLAVVELDAGEPGPAAQVCAQAGLPYHAVRPGDWEGLRELLR, encoded by the coding sequence ATGTCGTCCCTCAGACCACCGCGCCCGTCCACGCCGTTCTGGACCGCCCTGGTCAAGTACTATCGCAGCTGCCTCGACCGGGAGGTGGAGCTGGGTATACAGGTCCCTGCCGACCCCAACGCGCGGGTGATCCTCCAGGGGCTGCAGGAGCATCTGATCACCCACAAGGCCACCACCACCATCATCAGCGATCCGGCGCACACCCAGCCGATCCTGGCCTACCTGAACCGCCGCGGGCGGGGCATCGGGGGCACGTTCTTCTACGGCTACCCCCTCGCCCGGGACGGTGACCGGCTGGTCCCCGTCTGCTGCACCGAGGTCACCCTGGAGCCCGGCACCGCGCCCCAGACGGTGGTGCTCACCCGGGGCGTCAGCGAACTGCTCTTCAACCGGCGGTTCCTGCGGCAGGCGGCGGGCCTCACCGACGCGGAGATCGCCGAGCTCACGCGGCTCTGGCTCAGCAGCCGCGGCCCCGAGCCGGCAGAGCTGCTCGGCCAGTACCTGGCCGGTGTCGACCTGCAGTACGACGCCGTGCTCTTCGGCTCGGAAGGGCTCGGCTCGGCCCGGGGGCCGGCCCGGGAGCTTCAGCTCATGGAGCAGCTGCGCAAGGACCGGCTGCCCGACACCATCCGGATCTTCACCGGCGAGCAGGGACTGCCGGTCGCGCGGGAGTCCGACGACTACCTGTCCATCCTGCCCGCCGACGCCGACCAGGTGCGGGTGCTCAGGCGGTGGCGCGCGCCGTTTCTGACCGTCGCCGGCCCCGCGGGCTCCGGCAAGAGCGCCACGGCGGCCAACCTCATCGCCTGCGCGGCGGCGGCCGGTCAGCGGGTCCTGTTCGTGACCCCGGACGGCCGGCTGCCCGACGAGTTCCTCGAGGCCTTCCCCGGCGTGCTGTACATCGGCAGCCAGGAGGCCTGGCTCGGGTCGTTGCGCCGCGCCCTGGAGGTGCTGCAGTCGCTGAAGGCGGAGGGCGAGGCCGCGCCGCCCGAGGCCAGCGCGCTCGCGGCCGAGAGCCGGGCGCTGGCGGAAGAGCTGGACCGGCTCCACGCCGAGCACGCCCGCGCCGTGGCCCTGGCGGAGCTGGGCGAGGCAATGGAGCCCGTCTCCGCCCTGGTGGAGGCCAGCCTCAACGACCACCCCCGCCGGGCCTGGATGGAGCAGCTGGCGGGGCGCATCACCGCCGCCAACGCCGGCCAGTTCCGGCCGGAGCAGCTGGTCGCCCTGCGCCAGTTGCACATGCGCGCCCTGGCCTGGGAGGAAGAGGGCGGCCTGGCCGGCCGGCTGAGCCAGATGCGGCGGATCAGCCAGATCAAGAGCGCCCTCCGCCAGGCGGGCATCCCGGAGTTCTGCCATCCCGAGGGCGACCTGAAGGAGCAGGTAGAGGGCCTCGGGCTGCTGGCCCAGGCCTACCCGCTGCTCCTGTCCCGGGCCCGCCGGATCCTCGGCGCCGGCGGCGCGGCGGACCATCGGCAGGAGACCGCCGCCCTCGCCGCAGCCACGGCCCGGAAGAAGGCCGAGGTGGACCGCCGCCGGCTGCGGGCCGCCTGGCTGCGGAAGGCCGCCGAGATCCGGCCGAACCTGGACAAGATCATCGCCTCGGTGACCGGCGAGATCGAGTCCCAGGAGAAGGGCGGCCCCCGCCTCTCGATCCTCACCCGCCAGCGGTTCGCGGACCTGCTCGCGGCTTTCCCGGTGGTGGTCAGCCCCACCCTGGCCGTGGCCGGCACCGTGCCCAACGAGCCGGAGATGTTCGACCTGTTCGTGCTCGACGACGCCGAGCGGGTGCCGATCCCGCCCTTCCTGCCGGTGCTCTACCGGGCGAAGCGGGCGGTGCTGCTGGGCGACGAGGATGGCGTGATGCCCCCCTCCAGCCTGGGGCCGGACGAGGACTCCCGGCTGCTGGGCCAGGTCGAGGAGCACAATCTGGCTGCGTTTGCCTACACCGAAGTGTCGCCGCTCCACCGGGGCCTGGCCGTGGCCGGCCCGCAGGCGCAGCGGCTGCGGGGATCGTACTACGCCCCGGAGGACGTGCAGTTCATCAACGTGGACGACGGCCAGACGCTGTTCCCGGCGCCGGCGGCCGTCAGCCAGGCGCAGAGCCCGCTGGAGGCCCGCGCCGCCCTGCTGCAGGTGACCCGGCTCCTCTCCGCCGGCCTGCAGGACGTCGCGCTCTGCAGCCCCTTCAGCGGCCAGGTGCACCTCCTCCGGCAGCTGCTCAGCCGGCTGGCCGACGCCGAGCAGGACCCCGACCGGTCCGGGGCGCTGCGCCGCATCCCCGTGTACGCCGCCGACGAACCGCTCGGCCGGCACCAGGCGGTGGTGGTCTCCCTGGTCCTCGGCGCCGGCGCGACCCCCGAGAGCCTGCGGTGGCTGGGCGACCGGAGCCGCGCCGTCCTGCGGGCCCTGGCGTGCGCCTCGCAGCGGGCCGTGCTGGTGGGCCGCCGGGAAACCCTCGCGCAGATCCCGGCCCTGGCCGGCCTGGTGAACGGCGAGCGGACAGAGGAGGACGTCCAGGCCGCGGGCCTGCAGCCCGGTGCGCTGGGGCTCCTGCCCTCCGAACGCCCCCAGCACGAGGCGTGTCTCACCGCGCCCGAGGCCGTTGCGGAGGCGCTTCAGGGGGATGAGCGGGAGCTGTACAACCGGCTGGCCGCCCTGGCCCGCCAGCGGCAGGCGCTGTTGGCGCCGCGCCTGCCGCTCACGTGGACGCTGGGTCCCGAACGGCTGGCCGCGCTGCCCGCGCACCTGAGGGAGCAGGCCGTCTCGGCCTATCCGCTGATCACCGTGCTCGACGTGAGCAGCTTCCGACCGCTGGCGGTGGTGGAGCTGGACGCGGGCGAGCCCGGCCCCGCGGCGCAAGTCTGCGCCCAGGCCGGACTCCCGTATCACGCCGTCAGGCCCGGCGACTGGGAGGGGCTGCGGGAACTGCTCCGGTGA
- a CDS encoding 4Fe-4S dicluster domain-containing protein codes for MTYGMLIDLSKCMGCRGCQVACKQWNDLPGEDTSVGPDFTNPQKRSAYTWTTIDFVTAEVNGRTVATFTKSGCMHCLEPACESVCIAGAIKRQANGAVTIDHDKCIGCRYCQLGCPFGVPKYEYDKPVPRMQKCTLCYDRISEGLEPACAATCPSGAILFGEREELLKLARQRIAEGGGRYIDHVYGEHEAGGTAVLYISPVPLDLTALNTDVTTESVPGFTWKAMRQLPVLVGSVAALSLGLMAYSRRRAQLEALAKGGGEQ; via the coding sequence ATGACCTACGGGATGCTCATCGACCTGTCCAAGTGCATGGGCTGCCGGGGCTGCCAGGTGGCCTGCAAGCAGTGGAACGACCTCCCGGGTGAGGACACGAGCGTGGGGCCCGACTTCACCAACCCGCAGAAGCGCTCGGCCTACACCTGGACCACCATCGACTTCGTGACCGCCGAGGTGAACGGCCGCACCGTGGCCACCTTCACCAAGTCCGGCTGCATGCACTGCCTGGAGCCGGCCTGCGAGTCGGTCTGCATCGCCGGCGCCATCAAGCGGCAGGCGAACGGCGCGGTCACCATCGACCACGACAAGTGCATCGGCTGCCGCTACTGCCAGCTGGGCTGCCCCTTCGGTGTGCCCAAGTACGAGTACGACAAGCCGGTGCCCCGCATGCAGAAGTGCACCCTGTGCTACGACCGCATCTCGGAGGGCCTGGAGCCGGCCTGCGCGGCCACCTGCCCCAGCGGCGCCATCCTCTTCGGCGAGCGGGAAGAGCTGCTGAAGCTCGCCAGGCAGCGCATCGCCGAGGGGGGCGGCCGGTACATCGACCACGTGTACGGCGAGCACGAGGCGGGCGGCACCGCCGTCCTGTACATCTCCCCCGTGCCGCTGGACCTGACCGCCCTGAACACCGACGTCACGACCGAGTCGGTGCCCGGCTTCACCTGGAAGGCCATGCGGCAGCTGCCGGTCCTGGTGGGCAGCGTCGCAGCCCTGTCGCTGGGACTCATGGCCTACTCGCGGCGGCGCGCCCAGCTTGAGGCGCTGGCGAAGGGGGGTGGCGAGCAGTGA
- the fdhD gene encoding formate dehydrogenase accessory sulfurtransferase FdhD yields the protein MTDFGELPPMPVERPATLYINDQEIVTLQTTPSHLDDWAVGFLFGEGIIRDLGEVARLSVDEDRGMVWVDLPGLTELPDASTRKRYLTAGCGKGVTFSSLKDALLLKKVDHPLTVRVADLLDWVKEMQRNTPLYAATGGVHGAGLKNLATGEMIVREDIGRHNALDKAIGAALRAGWDFTRVVAVSSGRISYEAATKLGRAQIAVGATLTAATDQAVRLATHLGMDLVGYARSPKHMVLYTRSGRLLP from the coding sequence ATGACCGACTTCGGAGAGCTGCCGCCCATGCCGGTGGAGCGGCCGGCCACGCTGTACATCAACGATCAGGAGATCGTGACCTTGCAGACGACGCCCAGCCATCTTGATGACTGGGCTGTCGGCTTTCTTTTTGGCGAGGGGATCATCCGGGACCTGGGAGAGGTGGCCCGGCTCTCGGTGGACGAGGACCGGGGCATGGTCTGGGTCGACCTGCCGGGGCTGACCGAGCTGCCCGACGCCTCCACCCGCAAGCGCTACCTCACCGCCGGCTGCGGCAAGGGGGTCACCTTCAGCTCGCTGAAGGACGCCCTCCTGCTGAAAAAAGTGGACCACCCGCTGACGGTGCGGGTGGCCGACCTGCTGGACTGGGTGAAGGAGATGCAGCGCAACACGCCGCTCTATGCGGCGACAGGCGGCGTCCACGGCGCCGGGCTGAAGAACCTGGCGACCGGCGAGATGATCGTGCGGGAGGATATCGGCCGCCACAACGCCCTGGACAAGGCCATCGGCGCCGCCCTGCGGGCGGGGTGGGACTTTACGCGGGTGGTGGCGGTGAGCTCGGGCCGCATCAGCTACGAGGCCGCCACCAAGCTGGGCCGGGCGCAGATCGCCGTCGGCGCCACGCTGACGGCGGCCACCGACCAGGCGGTCAGGCTGGCCACGCACCTGGGCATGGACCTGGTAGGCTACGCCCGCAGCCCGAAGCACATGGTGCTGTACACCCGCAGCGGCCGGCTGCTGCCGTAG
- a CDS encoding MFS transporter: MNSTVSAGRPVLALLLVLSLTHAVIDLTSGAIVALLPAMREAYSLSYAMVGLIPLFANLTSTFTQPVFGIISDRSEMRWLLPLSVALGGLGLAAVGYVSNYWLVLAAVVISALGSAAFHPEGAHAAHNLAGERRALAMAIYSVGGNLGYALGPGFAAALIAAFGLRGTGLAALLPLALAAFLIWLLPRWRAHEQEAAARKREQAEPGETNWRGTVLITLVVILRSIIHLGMTTYVPFFWIDVLGNAPATAGLVQTTYLLAGVLGTLLGAPLADRFGTKPVLIASFALLLPVQAVLASLRGWPLLIGLFAAGFLVVSTFTTTLVMTQEYMPRSLGLASGLNLGLAFGMGGVGTSVLGIVADHFGVLVVMRCIASLVLPALLLTLALPPVRLNRA, from the coding sequence TTGAACTCCACCGTGTCGGCGGGGCGCCCGGTCCTCGCCCTCCTGCTGGTGCTCAGCCTGACCCACGCCGTCATTGACCTGACCTCCGGCGCGATCGTCGCGCTCCTGCCGGCCATGCGGGAGGCCTACTCGCTCTCCTACGCCATGGTCGGCCTCATCCCGCTGTTTGCCAACCTGACGTCCACGTTCACCCAGCCCGTCTTCGGCATCATCTCCGACCGGTCGGAGATGCGCTGGCTCCTGCCGCTCAGCGTGGCCCTGGGCGGGCTCGGCCTCGCGGCGGTGGGGTACGTCAGCAACTACTGGCTGGTCCTGGCCGCGGTGGTGATCAGCGCGCTGGGCAGCGCGGCCTTCCACCCCGAGGGCGCGCACGCCGCCCACAACCTGGCCGGGGAGCGCCGTGCCCTGGCGATGGCGATCTACAGCGTCGGCGGCAACCTGGGGTACGCGCTGGGGCCGGGCTTCGCCGCGGCCCTGATCGCCGCCTTCGGCCTGCGGGGGACGGGGCTCGCGGCGCTGCTGCCGCTCGCGCTCGCCGCCTTCCTGATATGGCTCCTGCCCCGCTGGCGGGCCCACGAGCAGGAGGCGGCGGCCCGGAAGCGGGAGCAGGCGGAGCCCGGCGAGACCAACTGGCGGGGCACGGTCCTGATCACGCTGGTGGTGATCCTGCGCTCCATCATCCACCTGGGCATGACGACGTACGTCCCGTTCTTCTGGATCGACGTGCTCGGCAACGCCCCGGCCACCGCCGGCCTGGTGCAGACGACCTACCTGCTCGCCGGGGTGCTCGGGACGCTGCTGGGCGCGCCGCTGGCGGACCGGTTCGGCACCAAGCCTGTGCTCATCGCCTCCTTCGCCCTGCTGCTGCCGGTGCAGGCCGTGCTCGCCTCCCTGCGGGGCTGGCCGCTGCTCATCGGCCTCTTCGCCGCCGGTTTCCTGGTGGTCTCCACATTCACGACGACGCTGGTGATGACTCAGGAGTACATGCCCCGCAGCCTGGGGCTGGCCTCGGGGCTCAACCTGGGCCTGGCCTTCGGCATGGGCGGCGTGGGCACCTCGGTGCTCGGCATCGTGGCCGACCACTTCGGCGTGCTCGTGGTGATGCGGTGCATCGCATCGCTGGTGCTGCCGGCGCTGCTGCTCACGCTGGCGCTGCCGCCGGTCCGGCTGAACCGGGCCTGA
- a CDS encoding nucleoside triphosphate pyrophosphohydrolase, with protein sequence MTVYHKLVRDRIPEIIEASGRRCVVRVLDDQAYLDSLHRKLEEELQEYLTSRSLEELADLLEVAYAIAEFRGVRPEQLEQVRREKREARSGFRRRLFLLQVSD encoded by the coding sequence ATGACCGTGTACCACAAGCTGGTCCGGGACCGGATCCCGGAAATCATCGAGGCGTCCGGCCGAAGGTGCGTGGTCCGCGTGCTCGACGACCAGGCCTACCTCGACAGCCTGCACCGGAAGCTGGAGGAGGAGCTGCAGGAGTACCTGACCAGCCGCAGCCTGGAGGAGCTGGCGGACCTGCTGGAGGTCGCGTACGCGATCGCCGAGTTCAGGGGCGTTCGCCCGGAGCAGCTGGAACAGGTGCGCCGGGAAAAACGCGAAGCCCGCAGCGGCTTTAGGCGGCGGCTCTTTCTGCTCCAGGTGTCGGACTGA